The Pyricularia oryzae 70-15 chromosome 5, whole genome shotgun sequence genome includes a region encoding these proteins:
- a CDS encoding C2H2 zinc finger protein, translating into MGNSHTKEARDPNAPLSPHDPRSHASGHHASGSSSSRPRNRASRSDLGGLFGISAGSSSSTQPPYERRETKQEREARKLERERQARLIERERSLKEEHVDGGYLVTLGTYVGTEDFNKAVVRQLQIERRLAPFWRGLNDFSETWTEYQIVAAARGLPLPAADAIPPDELIPRPISATSPAASTQNIDSLMVPMGGRTQSTASDRSGSGLGSSLPSPTSAPSSKSPFKRSKGIAAALNLSSSRNNSTTDIAAPREIKLPHDPFVNGQPMEVFLYKDGSECPICFLYYPPYLNHTRCCDQPICSECFVQIKRADPHYPDGHGDAQNSERPPEEQAGLLISEPACCPYCQQPELGVTYDPPPFRRGLTYSSPTPHMGTMGTAMSSSSSLNSSLSPSSLASPTSMGHSRRRTQSLSANAPNVVTTDRVRPDWATKLAAQRAHIARRAAAATALHTAAFLMSNNEQQRSLRIGRFSRRNTAERTAPGPSTNAAASNSPARPEAAAAESESASPGTGEARSSSGRGIMGARRSRMEDLEEMMFAEAIRLSLAAEEERKRKAEKEERKEAKRKEKEDKKAAKAAAKSSGSGPYTGSSGNSSIAGSALSLPGLGLGRRRGNSAASNLRMEASVASAVAASGSGSPESATAAGGDKGKGVERPMAANSGDSSEHAEAGASSSMPAGSQPISSPQRPGGHSHLRQISNVSSVSDSSFVDASGGVADEGRTAATGVEPTPNMTSLSEVVDVLDEVDHAKSHDATEVQHLENASDNKPPSKDAGEAPSPPELVVTPGTPALNNEGFETNKQLDIKPTAQHDDQQQQRQQSA; encoded by the exons ATGGGAAACTCGCACACCAAGGAGGCGAGGGACCCTAACGCTCCCTTGTCCCCTCACGATCCTCGATCACATGCATCCGGCCATCACGCATCCGGCTCCTCGTCCAGCAGACCCAGAAACCGAGCCAGCCGATCCGATCTCGGCGGACTCTTCGGAATCAGCGCcggctcctcatcctcgacaCAACCCCCATACGAACGACGGGAGACGAAGCAAGAGCGAGAGGCGAGGAAGCTCGAACGAGAAAGACAGGCGCGTCTCATAGAGAGAGAACGAAGCTTGAAAGAGGAGCATGTGGATGGTGGATATCTGGTTACATTGGGTACATATGTCGGCACAGAGGACTTTAACAAGGCAGTAGTTCGACAATTGCAG ATCGAGCGAAGATTGGCGCCATTCTGGAGAGGCCTGAACGACTTCTCAGAGACATGGACCGAGTACCAAATAGTTGCAGCTGCTCGGGGTCTACCTTTGCCTGCCGCCGATGCCATTCCCCCGGATGAGCTGATACCCCGACCTATATCAGCCACCTCGCCCGCGGCTTCTACACAAAACATTGATAGTCTCATGGTGCCTATGGGTGGCAGGACACAGTCCACCGCATCCGACAGGAGCGGCTCAGGACTCGGCTCTAGTTTGCCGTCCCCCACCTCGGCACCGAGCAGCAAGAgtccctttaaacgatccaAAGGCATCGCAGCGGCGCTGAACCTGTCATCCTCGCGTAACAACTCGACCACTGACATAGCAGCGCCTCGCGAGATAAAGCTCCCGCATGATCCTTTTGTGAATGGTCAGCCCATGGAGGTGTTTTTGTACAAGGACGGAAGCGAGTGCCCCATCTGCTTCCTGTACTATCCGCCCTACCTGAACCACACACGATGCTGTGACCAGCCCATCTGTAGCGAATGCTTTGTGCAGATAAAGCGTGCCGATCCTCACTACCCCGACGGCCATGGCGACGCCCAAAACTCGGAGAGGCCCCCGGAGGAGCAGGCTGGTTTGCTGATTTCGGAGCCGGCCTGCTGTCCCTACTGCCAACAGCCAGAGCTCGGTGTCACGTACGACCCCCCACCGTTCCGCCGCGGTCTGACGTATTCGAGTCCAACTCCGCACATGGGCACCATGGGCACGGCCAtgtccagcagcagctcgcTCAACTCAAGCCTCTCCCCGTCGTCCCTGGCATCCCCGACAAGCATGGGACACAGCAGAAGACGAACGCAATCACTGTCGGCTAATGCCCCGAACGTCGTCACAACGGACCGCGTGAGGCCGGACTGGGCGACAAAGCTTGCCGCGCAGCGGGCACATATTGCGCGGCGTGCTGCGGCCGCCACTGCCCTGCACACGGCGGCATTCCTGATGAGCAACAACGAGCAGCAACGGTCCCTTAGGATAGGAAGGTTCAGCAGACGCAACACAGCCGAGAGGACCGCGCCGGGACCATCGACCAACGCAGCCGCGAGCAACAGCCCCGCCAGGCCAGAGGCCGCTGCAGCTGAGAGCGAATCTGCGTCTCCAGGGACCGGAGAGGCGAGAAGCAGCTCCGGTCGGGGGATCATGGGTGCGCGCAGGAGCCGTATGGAGGACCTCGAGGAGATGATGTTTGCCGAAGCCATCAGGTTGTCTCTGGCTGCGGAGGAAGAGCGGAAACGCAAGGCAGAGAAGGAAGAACGCAAGGAAGCCAAgcgcaaggagaaggaggacaAGAAGGCTGCCAAGGCCGCAGCCAAGAGCTCTGGGTCCGGGCCGTACACGGGCTCCAGCGGTAACAGCTCCATCGCCGGCAGCGCCCTCAGCTTGCCCGGCCTCGGTCTGGGAAGGCGGCGGGGAAACAGTGCCGCTTCAAACCTGCGCATGGAGGCCAGTGTGGCTAGCGCCGTGGCCGCATCGGGATCGGGCAGTCCAGAATCGGCGACAGCTGCTGGTGGTGACAAGGGGAAGGGGGTCGAGAGGCCAATGGCAGCAAATTCTGGAGACTCCAGTGAACACGCAGAGGCCGGTGCCTCTTCGAGCATGCCCGCCGGGTCCCAGCCCATCTCATCACCACAACGGCCTGGCGGTCATTCCCACCTGCGCCAGATCAGCAACGTATCGTCGGTCTCGGATTCGTCCTTCGTTGACGCTTCGGGCGGTGTTGCTGACGAAGGGCGGACGGCAGCGACTGGTGTCGAGCCCACTCCAAACATGACCAGCTTGTCGGAAGTGGTGGACGTTCTGGACGAGGTTGACCATGCGAAATCCCATGACGCCACAGAGGTGCAGCATCTTGAGAACGCATCCGACAACAAGCCGCCGAGCAAGGACGCCGGAGAAGCACCGTCCCCTCCGGAGTTGGTGGTAACGCCAGGAACCCCTGCGCTTAACAACGAGGGCTTTGAGACCAACAAACAGCTGGACATTAAGCCCACTGCGCAGCACGAtgatcagcagcagcagcgccagcagTCCGCGTAA